A stretch of DNA from Alteromonas gilva:
TTTTTAATCAGCTTGATGGTAGTGTGCGTTCTTGCTTGTCCATCGGTTTGGTTTTTTGCCAGTGCCGGACCAGCAGCAACAGATAATATCAGCAGGGCGGTTGAAACTAATTTAGTTGTCATCGTTAACTCGCATTATTGGTTTGGGGTCCAGTGAGTCTTATTTAACCTCAGACTGCTGGTGCAGACCATGGCCGCTGTCATACATAGGTATGTTAATTAATAACAATCGGTGTGTTAGTATGAATATTAAATGGATTGCCTAAGCTGTCTGAGCTAAAAAGGCGCTTTTCAGCGCCTTCTCCGGATATCCCTCACTACTGACAGGGAGCATCAGTTTGTACTTATAAGCGGGCCAGCAATGCTTTTGACACCTGGTGGTCCTGCAAGCTGTTTTCGGCAATCCAGCTTTGTAACGTTTTACCGTCTGTTTCAGGTGCGCCCAAGTCACTGCTTGGCATCTGTTTTACTAACAATGTGCCTACTTCAATGGCGTTATTGGTAATTGCTGTCTTAATCAGGCTCTGGCCACTGCAGGTGATGCCTGAGTAATAGTCTCGCAATTTTAACGAATAGTCAGCTTGAATATCACGCATTTTTTTGCGCAGTTCGCCTTTATCGTCAGCAGCAACGATAGTACAA
This window harbors:
- a CDS encoding DUF3718 domain-containing protein translates to MLKFTKTAALLLTVTLGINTTAIAGVEESLANICTIVAADDKGELRKKMRDIQADYSLKLRDYYSGITCSGQSLIKTAITNNAIEVGTLLVKQMPSSDLGAPETDGKTLQSWIAENSLQDHQVSKALLARL